The Chryseobacterium geocarposphaerae genome window below encodes:
- a CDS encoding YceI family protein has protein sequence MDTKIFKVNSEKSLVEWIGRKVTGAHNGTIEVKEGNLTFENENLLTGKFVINTKSITIIDVEDAETNAQFASHLASDDFFNSDQYPEATFEITHTEPGDNNLYYVKGDLTIKGITHSIDTALQIVRTDNVAVLDAKIVIDRTKFNIKFRSANFFANLGDTLIYNNFDLNIHLVAETI, from the coding sequence ATGGACACAAAAATTTTCAAAGTAAACAGCGAAAAAAGTTTAGTTGAATGGATCGGAAGAAAAGTAACCGGAGCCCACAACGGAACCATTGAAGTGAAAGAAGGAAATTTAACTTTTGAAAACGAAAATCTTCTAACAGGAAAATTTGTAATTAATACAAAATCAATTACAATTATTGATGTGGAGGACGCAGAAACCAACGCACAATTTGCAAGTCATTTGGCTTCTGATGACTTCTTTAATTCAGATCAATATCCTGAAGCAACTTTTGAAATCACTCACACAGAACCAGGCGACAACAATCTTTATTACGTAAAAGGAGATCTTACGATTAAAGGAATTACACATTCTATTGATACAGCTTTACAGATTGTAAGAACGGATAACGTCGCTGTTTTAGATGCTAAAATTGTCATTGACAGAACAAAGTTCAACATCAAATTCAGATCAGCCAATTTCTTCGCCAATCTTGGTGACACGTTGATCTACAATAATTTCGATTTGAATATCCACCTGGTTGCAGAAACAATTTAA
- a CDS encoding tautomerase family protein, producing the protein MPFITIDVLREDINRETKKELIRKISEVVTTVLNKDPHLTHIIINEIEDDNWGYDGEQVSVLKEQGFSTAPKN; encoded by the coding sequence ATGCCATTCATCACAATAGATGTTTTACGCGAAGATATTAACCGCGAAACAAAAAAAGAATTAATCAGAAAAATAAGTGAAGTTGTCACTACAGTTTTAAATAAAGATCCTCACTTAACACACATTATCATCAATGAAATCGAGGACGATAATTGGGGATACGACGGAGAACAGGTTTCCGTATTGAAAGAACAAGGATTTTCAACAGCACCCAAAAATTAA
- a CDS encoding SDR family NAD(P)-dependent oxidoreductase, whose amino-acid sequence MKKQTVIVTGASSGIGLEVARYFLERGDNVVINSQTASKLKDIYNELGAGENLAMVAGDVSKKSTGEALAKIALEKFGSIDVLINNAGIYDNKPFLDVTEEYLDQFLTTNLKGTFFTTQAILPQMIKQKDGVVINVGTPLVDHAIAQSPSTAPISSKGAIHALTLQLAAEFGKDNIRVNTVAPGLIRTPMHDESIDNNAGIHLINRIGEPEEVAQMIHSIAKNSFISGAIINVDGGMGAGHSL is encoded by the coding sequence ATGAAAAAACAAACAGTAATCGTAACAGGAGCATCATCAGGAATTGGTTTGGAAGTTGCCCGGTATTTCTTAGAAAGGGGCGATAATGTGGTGATTAATTCACAAACAGCATCCAAATTAAAAGATATTTACAACGAATTGGGAGCGGGAGAAAATCTGGCAATGGTTGCAGGAGATGTTTCAAAAAAATCAACGGGAGAAGCTTTGGCAAAAATTGCTCTTGAAAAATTCGGCTCAATTGATGTTCTCATAAATAACGCAGGAATCTACGATAATAAGCCGTTTTTAGACGTAACGGAAGAATATTTGGATCAATTTTTAACAACTAATTTAAAAGGAACATTCTTCACAACACAGGCGATTCTTCCGCAAATGATCAAGCAAAAAGATGGAGTGGTTATCAATGTCGGAACACCGCTTGTTGATCACGCGATTGCACAATCTCCGTCCACTGCACCGATTTCGAGCAAAGGAGCAATCCACGCTTTGACGTTGCAATTGGCTGCAGAATTTGGGAAAGATAATATCAGAGTAAATACCGTTGCACCGGGTTTAATCCGAACTCCGATGCACGATGAAAGTATCGATAACAATGCGGGAATTCACTTAATCAACCGCATTGGAGAACCGGAAGAAGTGGCACAAATGATCCACTCGATTGCTAAGAATTCGTTTATTTCAGGCGCTATCATTAATGTAGACGGAGGAATGGGTGCAGGTCATAGTTTATAA
- a CDS encoding nuclear transport factor 2 family protein, whose protein sequence is MKTYKTEEATIKNAIEQLYLKGIYEGNTELLKEIFHKDALLFGDIKGVPYYKTAIQYIEGVGSRVSPEKSGKDFKPTIISIDVINTIATAKLNVKMYDFNYYNFITFHKIDGKWLIVNKTLTDVEP, encoded by the coding sequence ATGAAAACATACAAAACAGAAGAAGCGACCATAAAAAATGCGATTGAACAATTGTATTTGAAAGGAATTTATGAAGGAAATACTGAACTTTTAAAGGAAATTTTCCATAAAGATGCTTTGCTTTTCGGAGATATCAAAGGGGTACCCTATTACAAAACCGCTATACAATATATTGAAGGAGTTGGAAGTAGGGTAAGTCCGGAAAAATCGGGAAAAGATTTTAAGCCAACCATCATCTCGATTGATGTGATAAATACAATTGCTACAGCCAAATTAAATGTAAAAATGTATGATTTCAATTACTATAATTTTATAACTTTTCATAAAATTGATGGTAAATGGCTCATTGTCAATAAAACATTAACCGATGTAGAACCTTAA
- a CDS encoding NAD(P)H-dependent flavin oxidoreductase yields MWNKNRITNLLGIDYPIFQGPFGGGLSSVELTTTVSKLGGLGGYGAYTLSPQEIYDADQQIKSITDKPYNLNLWVNDHDIINQEHTENQYQKAVEIFKPYYDRLNIEVPPLPPSFESRFQNQLQVVFDIKPKVFSFMFGLLDQDIIERLKSQGTIVVGNATTVDEAIALENIGVDVIVASGFESGGHRPSFLEKAELSTMGTFTLIQLIKDKIKTPLVAAGGIANGRGIAAAMTLGAEAVQIGTAFLATEESGALPFHKEFLFSEASKYTTLSRAYTGRLGRGITTEITRELLTATDQILPFPLQTTFIAPMRKAALEQKKHELVFFWSGQIAPILKHKRASTLMKSLIEEANELMG; encoded by the coding sequence ATGTGGAATAAAAACAGAATAACAAATTTACTCGGTATAGATTATCCAATTTTTCAGGGACCTTTCGGAGGTGGGCTATCATCCGTTGAATTAACAACAACCGTTAGTAAACTCGGCGGACTGGGAGGTTACGGAGCTTATACATTGTCTCCTCAGGAAATTTATGACGCGGATCAGCAGATAAAATCCATCACGGATAAACCTTATAATCTGAATCTCTGGGTAAATGATCACGATATTATCAATCAGGAGCACACTGAAAATCAATATCAAAAAGCGGTTGAAATTTTTAAGCCTTATTATGACAGGCTGAACATTGAAGTTCCACCACTTCCACCTTCTTTTGAATCAAGATTTCAAAACCAGTTGCAGGTCGTTTTTGATATTAAACCTAAAGTTTTCAGCTTTATGTTCGGACTTTTGGATCAGGATATTATTGAAAGATTAAAAAGCCAGGGAACAATCGTGGTCGGAAATGCAACGACAGTCGATGAAGCGATTGCTTTAGAAAATATTGGCGTAGATGTCATTGTAGCTTCAGGTTTCGAAAGTGGCGGTCACAGACCTTCATTTTTGGAAAAAGCCGAACTTTCAACAATGGGAACTTTTACTTTAATTCAATTGATTAAAGATAAGATTAAAACTCCGCTTGTAGCCGCAGGAGGAATTGCCAACGGTCGTGGAATCGCAGCAGCAATGACTTTGGGAGCAGAAGCCGTGCAAATCGGAACTGCATTTTTAGCAACAGAAGAATCCGGAGCATTACCGTTTCATAAAGAATTTTTGTTCTCGGAAGCATCAAAATACACTACCCTTTCCAGAGCTTACACCGGAAGATTGGGACGCGGAATTACTACAGAAATTACAAGAGAATTGCTAACAGCAACCGATCAAATATTGCCTTTTCCTTTGCAGACAACTTTTATTGCACCGATGAGAAAAGCAGCATTGGAACAGAAAAAACACGAATTGGTTTTCTTCTGGTCTGGGCAGATTGCACCGATTTTAAAACATAAAAGAGCCTCAACATTAATGAAATCTTTAATAGAAGAAGCGAACGAACTGATGGGGTGA